From a single Oscarella lobularis chromosome 20, ooOscLobu1.1, whole genome shotgun sequence genomic region:
- the LOC136199330 gene encoding pleckstrin-like, translating into MMDVPRLKEGFLVKKGHVRHNWRTRWFALTPNSLEYYKQKTDKLPAGTIQLDGCALISPTPDYSKRTHVMRLIALDGKEFMIEAPDAGTHKEWVDSISEIITKLGSRKSTETFSSQVKKQNLDLPANSEILEAMQDPEAGVPLSDHKSRLKTYKHCFAGCELIEWFLSWSFVSTRESGVYLANSLLKEGLIQPVGGISKESFRRNAHLIKRDSFMDHVGALYRFSALKPSVRVECHFGGSGSGQDTKDATVSLGNEEEESDEEDEPVPHCVRDKHKESKEIVCQGFLMKKGHKRRNWKARKFVLKKDSEELLYYKGSKPDPVGYIRLRGAEVQIVNPFEGDEHFSKSRVDHLFHVRTESGIIYLLQASSDVERDNWIKNIVSVVTRVQ; encoded by the exons ATGATGGATGTTCCTCGTCTGAAGGAAGGTTTTCTCGTGAAAAAA GGTCACGTACGCCACAATTGGCGAACGCGCTGGTTCGCTCTTACCCCGAACTCCCTAGAGTACTACAAGCAAAAAACG GACAAACTTCCGGCTGGTACGATACAACTCGACGGTTGCGCGCTCATTTCGCCTACTCCTGACTACAGTAAGCGTACG cACGTGATGCGATTAATTGCATTGGATGGGAAAGAATTCATGATCGAAGCGCCAGATGCTGGAACGCATAAGGAATGGGTTGATTCAATTAGTGAAATTATTACAAAATTAGGAAGTCGAAAATCA actgaaacgttttcttctcaagtCAAGAAACAAAATTTAGATTTACCAGCAAACAG TGAAATTCTTGAAGCCATGCAAGACCCGGAAGCAGGCGTTCCACTCAGTGATCACAAATCTCGTTTGAAAACGTACAAACATTGTTTTGCag GATGTGAATTGATTGAATGGTTTTTATCTTGGTCTTTCGTATCCACAAGAGAATCTGGAGTCTATTTAGCAAATTCTCTCCTAAAAGAAGGCCTCATTCAACCTGTGGGTGGAATCAGCAAAGAAtcttttcgtcgaaacgctcaTCTCATCAAAAGAGACTCCTTCATGGATCACGTGGGAGCACTCTATCGATTT TCTGCTTTGAAACCTTCCGTGAGGGTTGAGTGTCATTTTGGAGGCTCTGGCTCTGGCCAGGATACAAAAGATGCTACAGTTTCCCTTGGAaatgaggaagaggagagtGACGAAGAGGATGAGCCTGTGCCTCATTGTGTAAGGGATAAACACAAGGAGagcaaagaaatcgtttgtCAGGGATTTCTCATGAAAAAA GGTCACAAGCGTCGAAAttggaaagcgagaaaattcgTTCTGAAGAAAGATTCCGAAGAACTTTTATACTACAAAGGATCTAAg cCTGATCCTGTTGGATATATTCGTTTACGTGGCGCTGAAGTTCAAATTGTTAATCCCTTTGAGG GTGATGAGCACTTTTCGAAAAGTCGTGTTGATCATTTATTTCACGTTCGAACCGAGTCAggtattatttatttgctgCAGGCGTCGTCAGACGTTGAACGCGACAATTGGATCAAAAATATAGTGTCTGTTGTAACGAGAGTGCAGTAG
- the LOC136199006 gene encoding plasma membrane calcium-transporting ATPase 3-like, translating into MESSSPAYGYDVATLQSLMELRGSEAVKRIENDFGGIERIGRSLRTDLERGLASDDEADIQERRNVFGWNIIPTKKPKTFLQLAWEALHDVTLIILVGASIISLGIGIGFEENKQTAWIDGFAIMVAVVIVVIVAAANDYSKEKQFQALQKQIKQDHNFNVIRGGNVFSVNVTEVVVGDVISFKYGDALPADGILIEGNDIRVDESSMTGENDHVKKRPGRDIVLLSSTQVMEGSGKMLVCAVGVNSQSGVIFTLMNRDKGKKKKEEKEERPSQSDEEEDMVSSEKSVLQRKLTKLAIQIGYFGLTAAILSAVVLILRYCIETYVVNGEDFETKDLNDILHGFIIGVTVLVVALPEGLPLAVTISLAYSVKKMMRDHNLVRHLYACETMGNATAICSDKTGTLTTNRMTVVRSYVGRKAYGPKVGRGDMNDDVMRILCDGIAINSGYSSCILAPEREGELPRQAGNKTECALLQFCDLLGESYKGIRDRHPERSFTKVFTFNSIRKSMTTVIPLGDGKYRVFTKGASEILINKCSYIVGSDAELHPLSRVDRKNLIRNTVETMAEQGLRTLTLAYKDVVEEEIPQGSGEEGETGWDDESFVTNDLVCVAVVGIEDPVRDEVPASIDKVQMAGVTVRMVTGDNEKTATAIASKCGILPPGSNFLVMTGREFNRRIRDENGNVKQELVDVIWPRLRVLARSSPEDKHLLVKGIMQSKLTKHQEVVAVTGDGTNDGPALSSADVGFAMGIAGTDVAKSASDIVLTDDNFASIVKAVMWGRNVYDSISKFVQFQLTVNVVAVILTFISSCVINDSPLTALQMLWVNLLMDSMASLALATEPPTDELLQRKPYGRTKPLISRTMFRNIVMHSLFQLAVVFTLVFAGAQLFDIDSAVGQTKREPTQHFTIVFNAFVMMQIFNEINARKCHGERNVFKGITSNPIFIVIVVGTLAVQILIVEYCGLVFHTVPLTADQWLWCVFLGVAELLWGQVVTTIPKNPMPSLVKDKVSPADEVDTEERNPRILWMRGLWRLQAQIRVVNAFRASVETQPTPQTGSRKSTNAANSPLYPSKLFRSLSQPTEDAAGNAETIM; encoded by the exons atggagtcgtcgtcgccagcGTACGGCTACGACGTCGCAACCCTCCAATCGCTTATGGAGTTGCGCGGCTCCGAAGCGGTCAAACGAATTGAAAACGACTTCGGAGGCATCGAACGCATAGGACGCTCTCTTCGAACCGATTTGGAGCGCGGATTGGCGTCGGACGACGAGGCGGACATCCAGGAGCGTCGAAACGTCTTCGGATGGAACATTATACCGACGAAAAAGccgaaaacgtttctccAACTCGCCTGGGAAGCGTTACACGACGTTACGCTCATTATTCTCGTCGGAGCGTCGATCATTTCGCTTGGAATTGGAATaggatttgaagaaaataagCAAACGG cCTGGATCGACGGGTTTGCTATTATGGTTGCGGTTGTAATCGTCGTAATCGTTGCCGCGGCGAATGATTAtagcaaagaaaagcaatTTCAAGCGTTGCAGAAGCAAATTAAACAAGATCACAATTTCAATGTGATAAGAGGCGGAAAT gtaTTTTCGGTGAATGTTACGGAAGTTGTTGtgggtgacgtcatttcgtttAAATACGGGGACGCTCTTCCAGCAGATGGCATTCTCATTGAAGGCAATGACATCCGCGTAGATGAGTCGTCCATGACAGGGGAGAATGATCACGTGAAAAAACGTCCAGGTCGTGACATTGTTCTTCTTTCAAGTACACAAGTCATGGAAG gaaGTGGTAAAATGCTCGTCTGTGCCGTGGGAGTCAATTCGCAATCCGGCGTCATTTTCACGCTAATGAATCGcgacaaaggaaaaaagaaaaaagaggagaaggaggaacgTCCTTCTCAatccgacgaagaagaagatatGGTTTCAAGTGAAAAATCGGTTCTCCAACGAAAATTGACGAAACTCGCAATACAAATTGGCTACTTTGGTCTGACTGCCGCCATCCTAAGTGCCGTCGTTCTTATCCTTCGTTATTGCATTGAAACATACGTCGTCAATGGAGAGGATTTTGAAACGAAAGATCTCAACGATATTCTTCACGGTTTTATTATTGGTGTCACTGTTCTCGTTGTCGCCTTGCCGGAAGGATTGCCGCTTGCCGTCACAATATCTCTCGCCTATTCGGTGAAGAAAATGATGCGTGATCATAATCTCGTACGTCATTTGTACGCGTGTGAGACGATGGGAAATGCGACGGCCATTTGTTCCGATAAGACGGgaacgttgacgacgaatcggatGACGGTGGTGCGGAGTTATGTCGGACGAAAGGCGTACGGACCCAAAGTGGGGCGTGGTGACATGAATGATGACGTTATGAGGATCTTGTGTGATGGAATCGCTATTAATAGCGGTTATTCGTCGTGTATTTTG gctcctgaaagagaaggagagttGCCTAGGCAGGCGGGAAACAAAACCGAATGCGCTTTACTTCAATTTTGCGATTTGCTTGGGGAGAGTTACAAAGGAATACGAGATAGACATCCAGAACGTTCTTTTAccaag GTTTTCACGTTCAATTCTATACGAAAATCCATGACGACTGTGATTCCACTTGGCGACGGGAAATATCGCGTTTTCACGAAAGGCGCGTCAGAAATTCTTATTAACAAATGCTCGTACATTGTGGGTTCGGACGCGGAGCTCCATCCACTCAGTCGCGTCGATCGTAAAAATCTCATTCGCAACACCGTCGAAACGATGGCAGAACAAGGTCTCCGTACCCTCACACTCGCTTATAAG GATGTTGTCGAAGAGGAAATTCCCCAAGGAAGTGGCGAGGAAGGTGAAACGGGTTgggacgacgaatcgtttgTGACGAACGATCTCGTTTGCGTTGCCGTCGTGGGAATCGAGGATCCCGTTCGCGATGAAGTACCCGCCTCAATTGATAAAGTCCAGATGGCTGGCGTCACCGTTCGCATGGTGACGGGCGACAAcgagaaaacggcgacggctaTTGCGTCGAAATGCGGAATTCTTCCTCCGGGAAGCAATTTTCTCGTCATGACGGGACGCGAATTCAATCGGCGtattcgcgacgaaaacggcaatGTGAAACAAGAACTAGTCGACGTCATATGGCCACGACTTCGCGTCTTGGCGAGATCGAGTCCCGAAGACAAACATCTTCTCGTCAAGGGAATCATGCAAAGCAAATTAACAAAACATCAggaagtcgtcgccgtgacggGCGACGGAACGAACGACGGTCCGGCGTTGAGTTCGGCCGATGTCGGTTTTGCTATGGGAATCGCCGGAACGGACGTCGCCAAATCGGCATCGGATATCGTTCTCACTGACGACAATTTCGCGAGCATTGTCAAAGCGGTCATGTGGGGACGCAACGTCTATGATAGCATATCGAAATTCGTTCAATTTCAGCTCACCGTCAACGTTGTCGCTGTCATTCTCACTTTTATATCGTCGTGTGTTATCAACGATTCGCCGTTGACTGCCTTGCAAATGCTTTGGGTTAATTTGCTTATGGATTCCATGGCGTCTCTTGCGCTTGCTACTGAGCCTCCGACCGACGAATTGCTTCAGAGGAAACCGTACGGACGTACGAAGCCCTTGATTTCTCGTACGATGTTTCGGAATATTGTCATGCATTCGCTTTTTCaactcgccgtcgttttcacTTTGGTTTTCGCTGGAGCTCAGTTGTTTGACATTGATTCGGCGGTTGGCCAGACGAAACGCGAACCGACTCAGCATTTCACTATCGTCTTCAACGCTTTCGTCATGATGCAAATATTCAACGAGATTAACGCGAGAAAATGTCACGGTGAGCGCAACGTTTTCAAAGGAATCACGTCCAATCCCATATTTATTGTGATTGTTGTGGGAACTCTCGCTGTTCAG ATTCTTATTGTCGAGTATTGTGGCTTGGTTTTTCATACCGTTCCTCTGACGGCTGATCAGTGGTTATGGTGTGTTTTTCTTGGCGTCGCCGAGCTCCTTTGGGGTCAAGTCGTCACGACGATACCGAAGAATCCCATGCCGTCGCTTGTCAAAGACAAAGTGAGTCCCGCAGACGAAGTCGACACCGAAGAACGCAATCCGAGGATTCTTTGGATGCGCGGTCTCTGGCGACTTCAAGCTCAAATTCGCGTTGTCAACGCGTTTCGTGCGAGCGTCGAAACGCAACCGACGCCCCAGACGGGCAgtcgaaagtcgacgaacgccGCTAATAGTCCGCTTTATCCGTCCAAACTCTTTCGGAGTCTTAGTCAGCCGACAGAAGACGCCGCCGGTAACGCCGAGACGATCATGTAG
- the LOC136199043 gene encoding uncharacterized protein, whose amino-acid sequence MRRRNGAPIHSPPPPPHIIPTIGRRRCTPRFLVAVCGLSSARRPVPRAVDCRSPSPPNLPNWTGDQRGESEPSLRFPMTLRGRLVRFVQQALIALLVAVSGGALRGEAIFIVLLLLRNFDVVVATTKAIPLSHDNETTPSCPETRSLFTGLPYFMVAAQLTSFLIYFSVCGTLQLYFYVARRHRSGEWKCQPTKFLTPKHERHEILLGSFNAFTANIFSALLGCYIYNGGTMTSLYFNIADYGWTYFFASFVLLFLYEDAVSYYLHRIMHLPFFYKLLHKWHHKYTVPTAFSATAFHPIEWWTFQFVQFLPAFVAPLHAFVYVAVLLYNYYYGLIDHSGVYIESCFPWQQPSLFHDYHHRYSRVNYGLNTKMFDWMHGTLREIHKWRPTKNITAVTEYE is encoded by the exons ATGCGTCGAAGAAACGGCGCCCCCATTCActctcctccgcctcctcctcacATTATCCCGACGATCGGACGGCGCCGGTGCACCCCGCGGTTCTTAGTGGCTGTGTGTGGTCTGTCGTCTGCACGGCGACCTGTGCCACGTGCCGTCGATTGTCGCAGCCCCTCGCCTCCTAATCTCCCTAATTGGACCGGGGACCAGCGGGGAGAGAGTGAGCCATCTCTCCGATTCCCAATGACACTGAGAGGACGGCTAGTGCGTTTCGTTCAACAAGCTCTCATCGCTCTGCTTGTCGCCGTCTCTGGCGGCGCACTACGAG GCGAAGCCATCTTTATagtccttctcctccttcgtaactttgacgtcgtcgtcgccacgacgAAGGCAATCCCTCTTTCTCACGACAACGAAACTACGCCATCGTGTCCGGAAACGCGTTCCCTCTTCACCGGCCTTCCCTATTTTATGGTTGCCGCTCAACTGACAAGTTTTCTTATCTATTTCTCCGTTTGCGGCACGCTTCAGCTCTATTTCTACGTCGCCCGACGGCACCGTTCGGGCGAGTGGAAGTGCCAACCGACGAAATTCCTTACGCCCAAACACGAGCGACACGAAATTCTTCTCGGTTCGTTCAACGCCTTTACGGCGAACATCTTCTCTGCTCTGCTCGGCTGCTACATTTATAACGGCggcacgatgacgtcactctaTTTCAACATCGCCGACTACGGTTGGACGTATTTCTTTGCCAGTTtcgtccttctctttctctacgaAGACGCCGTTTCCTACTATTTGCATCGGATTATGCACTTGCCCTTCTTCTACAAGCTCCTTCACAAATGGCATCATAAGTACACCGTTCCCACCGCTTTTTCTGCTACCGCTTTTCATCCCATCGAATGGTGGACGTTCCAATTCGTTCAATTTTTGCCAGCCTTCGTCGCGCCACTTCACGCTTTTGTCtacgtcgccgttcttctTTATAATTACTATTACGGACTAATCGATCATTCTGGCGTCTACATCGAGTCGTGCTTTCCCTGGCAGCAGCCGAGCCTCTTTCACGATTATCATCACCG GTATTCCAGAGTCAACTACGGACTCAATACGAAGATGTTCGACTGGATGCACGGTACGCTGCGCGAAATACACAAGTGGAGGCCAACAAAGAATATCACAGCCGTTACAGAATATGAATAA
- the LOC136199042 gene encoding unsaturated rhamnogalacturonyl hydrolase YesR-like, whose protein sequence is MKSFVVLLLACNIPIVLSLLTPAEVAKKVGDSFIRNADHFIFWGYGGAIVVDGLYRANITFGIDYASQLTSHLNAFTTNPAAYGYKLLHGEHIAFGGAVGDSLGLFPIAYLRRYETTNESNPDDLLIAKKVADQYILGWPKRLADGTFSRDASWSGESDGNHSILWIDDMYMGLTLLARLSIYEANQSRAEQVLKQQLTFSGHLQDESDGIFYHGYNDLDGHNSCCKWGRGNGWAFMSHVEALEMKMSKTSQNYKETLKIFQRQAAGLAKYQAPNDGRFHQVVNETTTFLETSATAMFLTSFIRGVMNNWLPYDDYKSVIENAWAGLVSTVQANGTVTGICDGTGIQANVADYERRPTSYLSSAGGGAGAVLYAAADMEKFRVYEMERERERERKANINV, encoded by the exons atgaaGTCCTTTGTAGTCCTCCTCCTAGCGTGTAATATTCCTATTGTCTTGAGCCTTCTTACTCCGGCAGAAGTAGCCAA AAAAGTCGGCGACTCTTTCATCCGCAACGCGGATCACTTCATCTTCTGGGGGTACGGCGGCGCTATCGTAGTAGACGGCCTTTATAGAGCCAATATAACGTTTGGAATCGACTACGCCTCCCAACTAACCTCCCACCTCAACGCCTTCACGACAAATCCAGCCGCCTATGGCTACAAACTTCTCCACGGAGAACACATTGCGTTTGGCGGTGCTGTAGGGGATTCACTCGGTCTCTTCCCCATTGCCTACCTACGTCgctacgaaacgacgaacgaatcaAATCCAGACGATCTTCTCATAGCAAAAAAGGTCGCAGATCAGTACATACTCGGCTGGCCCAAACGCCTCGCCGATGGAACGTTTTCGCGCGACGCGTCGTGGTccggcgaaagcgacggtAATCACAGCATACTTTGGATTGACGACATGTACATGGGACTCACGCTCTTGGCACGCCTCAGCATCTACGAAGCGAATCAGAGTCGAGCTGAGCAAGTCCTGAAACAACAATTGACCTTTTCCGGTCATTTGCaggacgaaagcgacggtATATTCTATCACGGTTACAACGATTTGGACGGTCACAATTCGTGTTGTAAATGGGGACGGGGCAACGGCTGGGCCTTTATGAGCCACGTCGAAGCGCTCGAAATGAAAATGTCCAAGACCTCGCAAAACTATAAAGAAACattgaaaatttttcaaCGTCAAGCGGCTGGACTTGCCAAATATCAGGCACCGAATGACGGACGATTTCATCAGGTCgtcaacgagacgacgacgtttcttgAAACGTCTGCCACGGCCATGTTTCTAACTTCGTTCATACGAGGCGTTATGAACAATTGGTTGCCGTACGACGACTACAAGAGCGTGATTGAGAACGCATGGGCCGGTCTCGTGTCGACCGTGCAGGCGAACGGCACGGTGACGGGCATCTGCGATGGTACGGGAATACAGGCGAATGTCGCCGATTACGAGCGCCGTCCGACGTCGTATCTGTCCAGCGCCGGtggcggcgccggcgccgttCTCTACGCTGCCGCCGATATGGAAAAGTTTCGAGTGTACGAgatggagagagagagagagagagagagaaaagcaaACATAAATGTGTGA
- the LOC136199284 gene encoding monocarboxylate transporter 13-like → MLTTRRRVLQVDADMLEDQQQILSGGGKKSYKFCRFAVIFVSFYANLVLFGKLYSISLLVNELLKPPCFAGGDDDGINTTTKLTTDNETVKTTGSEGNDTRGCGGFGAGRGPTAWTGSVLLSAYFLSSAFAGALSDKFGRRKTAVVGALVTACSTIASSFVHNLLPFVLLFSVGGGFGIGLVDITTISTLQVYHPKHFSQIMGVATSGTGIGILTFGLTYSMMLNAFGWRWTIRLFGLLVSLLVLFCLTYGSGESNVDKNTRVEVKEEKDPDTISYVVAIQNGTTLEGGGPSGAPGAANNRDVNETVPLKRKSSIDWELLRNPYVLAIGLGRSLGFFGYSISLVHMVSLAQDLTKSEHQSSLVVILYGVGELIGRFSAGWIGQWKKTNRFYLLQGGIFLLGVSTIAASAISNLPALLTHACAIGILSGSAVTLDSVALRDFVGAERMTQATGFTMAFRSPFTLLAPPIAGWIFDATESYESAFYVGGSVSILGALLYLVVPLVQHQRKNKIKPISSK, encoded by the exons ATGCTGACTACTCGCCGTCGAGTCCTTCAAGTTGATGCGGATATGCTCGAAGACCAGCAACAGATTttgagcggcggcggcaagaAAAGCTATAAGTTCTGCCGCTTTGCCGTCATATTCGTATCATTCTACGCCAACCTCGTTCTTTTCGGAAAACTCTACTCCATCTCTCTGCTCGTCAACGAACTCCTCAAACCTCCTTGCTtcgccggcggcgatgacgacgggataaacacgacgacgaaactaACGACAGACAACGAAACCGTAAAAACCACTGGCAGTGAAGGAAATGATACCCGAGGCTGCGGTGGATTTGGAGCAGGACGAGGTCCCACAG CATGGACGGGATCGGTTCTTCTGTCCGCCTACTTTCTCTCCAGCGCTTTCGCTGGAGCACTTTCGGATAAATTCGGTCGTCGTAAAACGGCCGTCGTCGGGGCTCTTGTCACTGCCTGTTCTACAATCGCCTCGTCGTTTGTGCACAATTTATTGCCTTTCGTACTACTTTTTAGCGTCGGTGGAGGTTTTGGAATTGGTCTCGTCGACATTACTACTATATCAACACTGCAAGTCTACCATCCCAAACACTTTTCACAAATCATGGGCGTCGCGACCTCAGGTACGGGGATCGGAATACTGACCTTTGGACTAACCTACTCTATGATGTTGAACGCTTTCGGATGGCGGTGGACAATACGACTATTTGGTCTTCTTGTTTCACTCTTAGTTCTGTTTTGTCTCACCTACGGAAGCGGCGAGTCAAACGTTGATAAAAACACGAGAGTGGAAgtgaaggaagaaaaagacccAGACACAATAAGCTACGTTGTTGCTATTCAAAACGGAACGACGTTAGAGGGAGGAGGGCCCAGTGGGGCCCCCGGCGCCGCCAACAaccgtgacgtcaatgaGACAGTTCCTCTAAAACGGAAGTCGTCAATTGATTGGGAGTTGCTACGAAATCCCTACGTTCTCGCAATCGGATTAGGACGAAGCCTCGGTTTCTTTGGCTATTCCATATCTCTCGTCCACATG gtttcCTTGGCTCAAGACCTAACTAAGTCTGAGCATCAGTCATCTCTCGTTGTCATACTTTATGGCGTAGGTGAACTCATTGGCCGTTTTAGTGCCGGCTGGATTGGACagtggaaaaaaacgaatcgattCTACCTCCTACAGGGAGGTATATTTCTACTAGGAGTATCTACGATCGCCGCTTCAGCAATATCAAACTTACCAGCGTTATTGACGCACGCGTGCGCTATTGGGATTCTGAGTGGAAGTGCCGTTACACTTGATTCCGTCGCCCTGAGGGACTTCGTTGGCGCTGAGAGGATGACTCAGGCAACTGGCTTCACCATGGCCTTCCGAAGTCCTTTCACTTTGCTTGCCCCGCCCATTGCAG GATGGATATTTGATGCGACTGAAAGCTACGAGTCGGCGTTTTACGTCGGAGGAAGTGTGTCGATATTGGGCGCTTTGCTCTATCTAGTCGTTCCTCTCGTACAACACcaacgaaaaaataaaatcaaaccAATTTCTAGCAAGTAG